One stretch of Kwoniella newhampshirensis strain CBS 13917 chromosome 5, whole genome shotgun sequence DNA includes these proteins:
- a CDS encoding tRNA pseudouridine(55) synthase, whose product MAAASSSSAGLSSDQVTELQQSGDFSIKSEAVTPKLDTSQWPLLLKNYDKLLVRSSHFTPIPTGVSPLKRDLQTYVKSGVINLDKPSNPSSHEVVAWLKRILRVEKTGHSGTLDPKVTGCLIVCIDRATRLVKSQQGAGKEYVCVVRFHDTLPDEKALPRALETLTGALFQRPPLISAVKRQLRVRTIYESKLIEYDNKRNMGVFWVSCEAGTYIRTLCVHLGLLLGVGAHMQELRRVRSGITGENDDIVSMHDVLDAQWLYDNTRDETYLRRVVRPLESLLTNFKRIVVKDSAVNAVCYGAKLMIPGLLRYESDIEVNEEVVLMTTKGEAIAIGIAMMSTVDLASCDHGVVAKVKRCIMNRDLYPRRWGLGPKAQEKKKMIKKGELDKYGKKIDGVTPQGWSKEYVDYNATDGEGANGGLVSTQPQSQPQAQATITPIEVDGEEKEKKRKRESEVGVPATPSKTDEDGEKKKKKKVKTEDGAEREETAEERARRKAEKKAKKEKKAEA is encoded by the exons ATGGCCgccgcttcctcttcttccgctgGATTGTCCAGCGATCAAGTCACGGAGCTCCAACAATCTGGTGATTTCTCGATCAAGAGCGAGGCCGTGACCCCTAAACTCG ACACCTCTCAATGGCCTCTGTTGCTGAAGAACTACGACAAGCTGCTCGTCCGATCATCTCATTTCACTCCCATTCCTACT GGTGTCTCACCGCTCAAACGAGATCTGCAAACCTACGTCAAGTCCGGAGTGATCAATCTCGACAAACCATCCAACCCATCGTCGCACGAGGTCGTCGCCTGGCTCAAACGGATCCTTCGAGTCGAGAAGACTGGACATTCCGGAACTCTTGACCCTAAAGTCACCGGATGTTTGATCGTGTGTATCGACCGAGCTACCCGACTTGTCAAATCCCAACAAGGTGCAGGAAAGGAGTATGTCTGTGTCGTTCGATTCCACGACACCCTCCCGGACGAGAAGGCACTTCCCCGAGCACTGGAAACCCTCACCGGAGCCTTGTTCCAACGACCCCCTCTCATCTCGGCCGTCAAGAGACAATTGCGAGTGAGGACGATCTACGAGTCCAAGTTGATCGAATACGACAACAAGAGGAATATGGGCGTTTTCTGGGTCTCGTGTGAAGCAGGAACGTATATCAGAACGCTCTGTGTACATCTCGGTCTGTTGTTGGGTGTCGGTGCTCACATGCAAGAGCTGAGAAGAGTCAGAAGTGGTATCACCGGAGAGAACGACGATATCGTGTCCATGCACGATGTCTTGGATGCTCAGTGGTTGTACGACAACACcagggatg AAACCTACCTCCGACGAGTGGTCCGACCTCTCGAATCCCTCCTCACCAACTTCAAGCGAATCGTCGTCAAAGACTCCGCGGTCAATGCCGTTTGTTACGGTGCCAAACTCATGATCCCCGGTCTGTTGCGATACGAGTCCGACATCGAGGTCAACGAGGAGGTCGTCCTCATGACCACCAAGGGAGAAGCCATTGCCATCGGTATCGCCATGATGTCCACCGTCGATCTCGCGTCATGTGATCATGGTGTGGTCGCCAAAGTCAAGCGATGCATCATGAACCGTGATCTGTACCCTCGACGATGGGGTCTGGGACCCAAGGctcaggagaagaagaagatgatcaagaagggagagttGGACAAGTACGGAAAGAAGATTGACGGTGTCACACCTCAAGGATGGTCGAAGGAGTATGTGGATTACAATGCGACGGATGGCGAGGGCGCGAACGGAGGATTGGTCAGCACCCAGCCTCAATCACAacctcaagctcaagcgaCCATCACCCCTATCGAAGTggacggagaggagaaggagaagaagaggaagagagaatcAGAAGTTGGCGTCCCTGCTACTCCTTCAAAGAccgacgaggatggagagaagaag aagaagaagaaggtgaagacggaagatggcgcagagagagaagagacagCGGAGGAGCGAGCGCGTAGAaaggcagagaagaaggccaagaaggagaagaaggcggaggCTTAG
- a CDS encoding 40S ribosomal protein eS17, with translation MGRVRTKTVKRASRVLIEKYYPRLTLDFHSNKRLLDEVASVPSKRLRNKISGFTTHLMKRIQKGPVRGISFRLQEEERERKDQYVPEVSALAPSEENPLEVDQDTKDLLKSLGFDDLNVGVRPVLANPVRERKTRFVPGAGRS, from the exons ATG GGTCGAGTCAGGACAAAGACAGTCAAGAGGGCTTCCCGAGTGCTCATTGAGAAGTACTACCCCCGTCTCACTCTCGACTTCCA CTCCAACAAGCGTCTCCTCGATGAGGTCGCCTCTGTCCCCTCTAAGAGGTTGAGGAACAAGATCTCTGGTT TCACCACCCACTTGATGAAGCGAATCCAGAAGGGTCCCGTGCGAGGTATCTCTTTCAGGTtgcaagaggaggagagggagcgaAAGGACCA ATACGTCCCCGAAGTTTCCGCCCTTGCTCCTTCCGAGGAGAACCCCCTCGAGGTCGACCAAGACACCAAGGACCTTCTCAAGTCTCTCGGTTTCGACGACCTCAACGTCGGTGTCCGACCCGTCTTGGCCAACCCTGTccgagagaggaagacccGATTCGTCCCCGGTGCCGGTCGATCTTAA